From the Theobroma cacao cultivar B97-61/B2 chromosome 2, Criollo_cocoa_genome_V2, whole genome shotgun sequence genome, one window contains:
- the LOC108660697 gene encoding uncharacterized protein LOC108660697 produces the protein MNPLSILLNKCTLNGDNYSEWKRNLNIVLNYDKITWVLSDHELEALTFQSTPQDIEYHKKWHDANKLAKCYMLASMNSILQKQHEGMGNAADIMLHLHEMFGTITRSAKVKAINAFKDLKQKLGEPVKDYMLKVISCLNKAELNGVEIDAKIQISMIVHSLNSSFSQFKLDYELNTRDYTLSGLMNDLQNVEEVLDLKKKLEAHAISTSKPKT, from the coding sequence ATGAATCCACTTTCAATTTTGCTGAACAAATGCACTCTGAATGGTGATAACTACtctgaatggaaaagaaaccttaatATTGTCCTTAATTATGACAAGATCACATGGGTTCTTTCTGACCATGAGCTTGAAGCACTGACTTTCCAATCAACTCCACAAGATATTGAATATCATAAGAAGTGGCATGATGCAAACAAGCTGGCTAAATGCTATATGCTGGCCTCTATGAATAGTATATTGCAAAAGCAGCACGAAGGCATGGGTAATGCTGCTGACATAATGTTGCACCTACATGAGATGTTTGGTACGATAACTAGATCTGCTAAGGTGAAAGCAATCAATGCTTTTAAGGACCTTAAGCAGAAACTTGGGGAGCCAGTTAAAGATTACATGCTGAAAGTGATCTCTTGTCTCAATAAGGCAGAACTAAATGGTGTTGAGATAGATGCGAAAATACAAATCTCAATGATAGTTCATAGCTTGAATTCGTCATTTTCACAATTCAAATTGGATTATGAACTGAACACTAGGGATTACACCCTAAGTGGGCTAATGAATGATCTTCAAAATGTGGAGGAGGTTCttgatttaaaaaagaaacttgAAGCACATGCAATTTCCACTTCTAAGCCCAAAACTTAG